One window of the Patescibacteria group bacterium genome contains the following:
- the ftsZ gene encoding cell division protein FtsZ — protein MKKGMEIKPDIETFAKIKVLGVGGSGGSAINRMITSKIKGIDFVAINTDAQALHHSQASQKIHIGKGTTRGLGAGMDPELGQKAAEENREELKETLKGADMVFITCGLGGGTGTGAAPVIADIAKELGALTVAVVTKPFDFEGAQRKSIADSGFRDLSDRVDAIITIPNDRILQIVDKKTSLLDAFGIVDDVLRQGVQGISDLITVPGLINVDFADVKAIMENTGSALMGIGSASGENRAVEAAKAAIDSPLLELDIEGAKGVLFTITGSANLGMYEVNEAAKIITESADPNAKVIFGSVVDETLDDEVKVTVIATGFGEGSKPKAFKHKTSNTQEINYFGRTEDSVSQAPAPAAPVVSPSSMRGDLNDDKKSKQIKKEEEDLEIPAFIRKKMM, from the coding sequence ATGAAAAAAGGTATGGAAATCAAGCCTGATATCGAAACTTTTGCCAAGATAAAAGTGCTGGGTGTTGGTGGAAGCGGCGGTTCCGCGATCAACAGAATGATAACCTCAAAGATAAAGGGTATTGATTTCGTTGCGATAAATACTGACGCGCAGGCCCTGCATCATTCACAGGCCTCGCAAAAGATTCATATCGGCAAGGGCACAACTCGGGGCTTGGGTGCTGGCATGGATCCGGAACTGGGACAGAAAGCCGCGGAAGAAAACCGCGAAGAACTGAAAGAAACTCTGAAAGGCGCTGATATGGTATTCATAACCTGCGGTTTGGGCGGAGGTACCGGTACCGGTGCTGCTCCGGTGATTGCTGATATTGCCAAAGAGCTCGGTGCTCTGACTGTAGCTGTGGTAACAAAGCCATTTGATTTTGAAGGCGCACAACGCAAATCAATTGCTGATTCTGGTTTTAGAGATTTAAGTGACAGGGTTGATGCCATCATAACAATTCCCAATGACAGGATTCTTCAGATAGTTGATAAAAAGACATCTCTCTTGGATGCGTTCGGGATTGTGGATGATGTTTTAAGACAGGGTGTTCAGGGAATCTCAGATTTGATTACCGTACCCGGTTTGATCAATGTGGACTTTGCTGACGTAAAAGCGATCATGGAGAACACCGGTTCCGCATTAATGGGAATCGGCAGTGCCAGTGGTGAAAACAGAGCCGTGGAAGCCGCGAAGGCAGCTATTGATAGTCCGCTACTTGAACTCGATATTGAAGGTGCCAAAGGCGTCTTGTTTACAATTACCGGCAGTGCAAACTTAGGTATGTATGAGGTTAATGAAGCAGCGAAGATTATTACAGAGTCCGCCGATCCAAATGCAAAAGTTATCTTTGGTTCTGTTGTCGATGAAACGCTTGATGATGAAGTGAAGGTTACCGTGATTGCTACCGGTTTTGGTGAAGGTTCGAAGCCGAAGGCATTCAAACACAAAACATCCAATACACAGGAAATCAACTATTTTGGCAGAACTGAAGATTCGGTCTCACAAGCTCCCGCACCAGCAGCGCCTGTGGTATCTCCTTCGTCCATGAGAGGCGATTTAAACGACGATAAAAAATCTAAACAGATCAAAAAGGAAGAAGAGGATCTGGAAATTCCTGCGTTTATCCGCAAGAAGATGATGTAA
- the ftsA gene encoding cell division protein FtsA translates to MAQEEIITGLDVGSNMVRVVVGQKHEKDSKVHILGIAEAPSEGISKGVINSIEDAVSSISSCLEQAERMTGIPIEHSYVAISGSHIISQDSHGIVAVAKADGEIREEDVERAIEAAQTVATPPNYEILHVIPRSFTVDNQKGIKDPTGMTGIRLEVDAEIILGQSSQIKNLTKCIYRTSVDIDDLVLGVLASAESILTKRQKDLGVAVLNIGGATTSLLVMEEGDVIHTAVLPIGSGHITNDIAIGLRTSIDVAEKVKIEYGSSLPNEINKREEIDLSEFSPQESERVSQKHVAEIIEARLEEIFDMVEKELKNIGRSGLLPAGIVLTGGGAKLPGIVETAKATFKLPCHVGYPLEVVTAIDKINDPTFTTAIGLVLWGSELTTKSTRAFKGGFSSVKDVTGKMNKWFKSLMP, encoded by the coding sequence TAACAGGACTAGATGTAGGATCCAACATGGTACGTGTGGTTGTTGGGCAAAAACATGAAAAAGACAGCAAAGTCCATATTCTGGGTATTGCTGAAGCACCATCCGAAGGAATCAGTAAGGGTGTTATTAATAGTATAGAGGATGCTGTCTCCAGTATTTCATCCTGTTTAGAGCAGGCGGAAAGAATGACCGGTATCCCGATCGAACATTCTTATGTAGCAATCAGCGGTTCACACATTATTTCTCAGGACAGCCACGGCATAGTCGCTGTGGCAAAAGCCGACGGCGAAATAAGAGAAGAAGACGTGGAAAGAGCGATTGAAGCAGCACAAACGGTAGCTACTCCGCCGAACTACGAAATTTTACATGTCATACCGAGGAGTTTTACAGTAGACAATCAAAAAGGGATTAAGGATCCGACCGGAATGACCGGAATCCGTTTAGAAGTTGATGCGGAAATAATTCTCGGTCAGTCATCTCAAATAAAAAATCTCACAAAATGTATTTACCGGACCAGCGTTGATATAGACGATTTGGTTTTGGGAGTTTTAGCTTCTGCCGAATCAATCCTGACAAAAAGGCAGAAGGACTTGGGTGTCGCGGTATTAAATATCGGCGGCGCGACGACCAGTTTGCTGGTAATGGAAGAGGGTGATGTCATACATACGGCTGTTTTGCCGATCGGCTCCGGACATATTACAAATGACATTGCGATAGGACTTAGAACTTCGATTGATGTTGCGGAAAAAGTTAAAATTGAATACGGATCCTCTCTACCCAATGAAATAAACAAACGGGAAGAGATTGATTTGAGCGAATTCTCACCGCAGGAAAGTGAAAGGGTTTCACAAAAACACGTTGCTGAAATAATCGAAGCGAGACTGGAAGAGATATTTGATATGGTTGAAAAAGAACTGAAAAATATCGGCAGAAGCGGATTGCTTCCGGCGGGGATTGTTTTGACCGGTGGCGGTGCAAAACTGCCCGGGATTGTAGAAACAGCGAAAGCCACGTTTAAACTGCCATGCCATGTTGGTTATCCGCTGGAAGTTGTCACGGCAATCGATAAAATAAATGATCCGACATTCACTACGGCGATCGGCCTGGTTTTATGGGGGTCTGAATTAACAACAAAATCGACCCGCGCTTTTAAAGGCGGCTTCTCTTCGGTAAAAGACGTAACTGGAAAAATGAATAAGTGGTTCAAATCACTGATGCCTTAG